The following are encoded together in the Vigna unguiculata cultivar IT97K-499-35 chromosome 2, ASM411807v1, whole genome shotgun sequence genome:
- the LOC114169386 gene encoding uncharacterized protein LOC114169386 isoform X1 has protein sequence MAKLHLAFTFALFLLLCNVSAAPSTTLPAKIVSGFVSNVVPAFTKWVWSLKAPTKTALGVKSMMKFESGYSVETVFDGSKLGIEPYAVEVLPDGDLLILDSVNSNIYRISSSLSLYSRPKLVAGSAEGYSGHVDGRLREARMNHPKGITVDNRGNIYVADILNMAIRKISDSGVTTIAGGKWSRGGGHVDGPSEEAKFSNDFDVVYVGSSCSLLVIDRGNQAIREIQLHFDDCAYQYENGFPLGIAMLVGAGFFGYMLALLQRRLGSIVSSQDLLQTKDPAMSGISPSSYQKPVKSVRPPLIPSEDESDKQEESFFGSLGKLLTNAGASVVEIMGGLFPGFRKRPQSYEFQSQPLFQQPQKQVNAWPVQESFVIPEEDEPPSIDPRTPTPRKTYPFMSKDAEKMQQLLQSRAFYSGWEGDLHQQQQLKHQHHQQQQLKHHHRHQYHSSIPHTYLEQSHEETNEIVFGAVQVHDRKQETVVIKPVEYGQSLYDHHHHIRPRISSMGYTNKH, from the exons ATGGCCAAACTTCATTTGGCTTTCACTTTCGCGCTTTTTCTTTTACTCTGTAATGTCTCAGCAGCACCATCCACCACATTACCCGCCA AGATTGTTAGTGGGTTTGTCTCCAACGTCGTGCCTGCATTCACCAAATGGGTGTGGTCGCTCAAGGCACCCACCAAAACTG CGCTTGGTGTGAAGTCGATGATGAAGTTCGAGAGTGGGTACAGTGTGGAGACTGTGTTTGATGGAAGCAAGCTTGGAATTGAACCTTATGCGGTTGAGGTGTTGCCTGATGGGGACCTTCTTATTCTGGATTCGGTTAATAGTAACATTTATAGGATTTCCTCCTCGCTTTCTTTGT ATAGCAGACCGAAGCTTGTGGCAGGATCTGCTGAAGGATATTCTGGACATGTTGATGGAAGGCTTAGGGAAGCTAGGATGAATCACCCGAAGGGGATAACTGTTGATAATCGTGGAAATATCTATGTTGCAGATATATTGAACATGGCAATTAGAAAGATTAGTGATTCAG GTGTCACAACAATTGCTGGCGGAAAATGGAGCCGTGGAGGGGGCCATGTTGATGGTCCAAGTGAAGAAGCTAAATTTTCTAATGATTTTGATGTGGTTTATGTTGGAAGTAGTTGTTCTCTACTTGTCATAGACCGGGGGAACCAAGCCATCAGGGAGATTCAACTACACTTTGATGACTGTGCTTACCAATACGAAAATGGATTTCCACTTG GTATTGCAATGCTTGTTGGTGCTGGCTTCTTTGGTTATATGCTTGCATTGTTACAGCGTAGACTCGGTTCAATTGTATCATCTCAAGAT CTTTTGCAGACTAAGGATCCAGCAATGTCTGGCATTTCACCCAGTTCATATCAAAAGCCAGTGAAGTCTGTGAGGCCTCCTTTAATTCCATCAGAAGATGAATCAGATAAGCAAGAAGAAAGTTTCTTTGGATCCCTTGGGAAGCTTCTTACCAATGCTGGGGCATCAGTGGTGGAAATAATGGGTGGTTTATTTCCTGGTTTCAGAAAAAGACCACAGAGCTACGAATTTCAAAGCCAACCGTTGTTCCAGCAACCTCAAAAGCAAGTAAATGCTTGGCCTGTGCAAGAAAGCTTTGTGATCCCAGAAGAAGACGAGCCTCCTTCTATTGATCCCAGAACCCCAACTCCACGCAAAACATATCCTTTCATGTCAAAGGATGCCGAAAAAATGCAACAACTATTGCAAAGTAGAGCATTCTATAGCGGATGGGAAGGAGATCTTCATCAACAACAGCAACTAAAACATCAgcaccaccaacaacaacaacttaAGCATCATCATCGCCATCAATATCATTCATCAATCCCTCACACTTACCTTGAGCAAAGCCACGAGGAAACCAATGAGATAGTATTCGGGGCAGTTCAAGTGCATGATAGGAAGCAGGAAACTGTGGTTATCAAGCCTGTGGAATATGGTCAATCTCTCTATGATCATCATCACCACATTCGACCTCGAATCAGTTCTATGGGGTATACCAACAAGCACTAA
- the LOC114169386 gene encoding uncharacterized protein LOC114169386 isoform X2, which translates to MAKLHLAFTFALFLLLCNVSAAPSTTLPAKIVSGFVSNVVPAFTKWVWSLKAPTKTALGVKSMMKFESGYSVETVFDGSKLGIEPYAVEVLPDGDLLILDSVNSNIYRISSSLSLYSRPKLVAGSAEGYSGHVDGRLREARMNHPKGITVDNRGNIYVADILNMAIRKISDSGVTTIAGGKWSRGGGHVDGPSEEAKFSNDFDVVYVGSSCSLLVIDRGNQAIREIQLHFDDCAYQYENGFPLGIAMLVGAGFFGYMLALLQRRLGSIVSSQDTKDPAMSGISPSSYQKPVKSVRPPLIPSEDESDKQEESFFGSLGKLLTNAGASVVEIMGGLFPGFRKRPQSYEFQSQPLFQQPQKQVNAWPVQESFVIPEEDEPPSIDPRTPTPRKTYPFMSKDAEKMQQLLQSRAFYSGWEGDLHQQQQLKHQHHQQQQLKHHHRHQYHSSIPHTYLEQSHEETNEIVFGAVQVHDRKQETVVIKPVEYGQSLYDHHHHIRPRISSMGYTNKH; encoded by the exons ATGGCCAAACTTCATTTGGCTTTCACTTTCGCGCTTTTTCTTTTACTCTGTAATGTCTCAGCAGCACCATCCACCACATTACCCGCCA AGATTGTTAGTGGGTTTGTCTCCAACGTCGTGCCTGCATTCACCAAATGGGTGTGGTCGCTCAAGGCACCCACCAAAACTG CGCTTGGTGTGAAGTCGATGATGAAGTTCGAGAGTGGGTACAGTGTGGAGACTGTGTTTGATGGAAGCAAGCTTGGAATTGAACCTTATGCGGTTGAGGTGTTGCCTGATGGGGACCTTCTTATTCTGGATTCGGTTAATAGTAACATTTATAGGATTTCCTCCTCGCTTTCTTTGT ATAGCAGACCGAAGCTTGTGGCAGGATCTGCTGAAGGATATTCTGGACATGTTGATGGAAGGCTTAGGGAAGCTAGGATGAATCACCCGAAGGGGATAACTGTTGATAATCGTGGAAATATCTATGTTGCAGATATATTGAACATGGCAATTAGAAAGATTAGTGATTCAG GTGTCACAACAATTGCTGGCGGAAAATGGAGCCGTGGAGGGGGCCATGTTGATGGTCCAAGTGAAGAAGCTAAATTTTCTAATGATTTTGATGTGGTTTATGTTGGAAGTAGTTGTTCTCTACTTGTCATAGACCGGGGGAACCAAGCCATCAGGGAGATTCAACTACACTTTGATGACTGTGCTTACCAATACGAAAATGGATTTCCACTTG GTATTGCAATGCTTGTTGGTGCTGGCTTCTTTGGTTATATGCTTGCATTGTTACAGCGTAGACTCGGTTCAATTGTATCATCTCAAGAT ACTAAGGATCCAGCAATGTCTGGCATTTCACCCAGTTCATATCAAAAGCCAGTGAAGTCTGTGAGGCCTCCTTTAATTCCATCAGAAGATGAATCAGATAAGCAAGAAGAAAGTTTCTTTGGATCCCTTGGGAAGCTTCTTACCAATGCTGGGGCATCAGTGGTGGAAATAATGGGTGGTTTATTTCCTGGTTTCAGAAAAAGACCACAGAGCTACGAATTTCAAAGCCAACCGTTGTTCCAGCAACCTCAAAAGCAAGTAAATGCTTGGCCTGTGCAAGAAAGCTTTGTGATCCCAGAAGAAGACGAGCCTCCTTCTATTGATCCCAGAACCCCAACTCCACGCAAAACATATCCTTTCATGTCAAAGGATGCCGAAAAAATGCAACAACTATTGCAAAGTAGAGCATTCTATAGCGGATGGGAAGGAGATCTTCATCAACAACAGCAACTAAAACATCAgcaccaccaacaacaacaacttaAGCATCATCATCGCCATCAATATCATTCATCAATCCCTCACACTTACCTTGAGCAAAGCCACGAGGAAACCAATGAGATAGTATTCGGGGCAGTTCAAGTGCATGATAGGAAGCAGGAAACTGTGGTTATCAAGCCTGTGGAATATGGTCAATCTCTCTATGATCATCATCACCACATTCGACCTCGAATCAGTTCTATGGGGTATACCAACAAGCACTAA
- the LOC114169386 gene encoding uncharacterized protein LOC114169386 isoform X3, translating to MGVVAQGTHQNCVVAALGVKSMMKFESGYSVETVFDGSKLGIEPYAVEVLPDGDLLILDSVNSNIYRISSSLSLYSRPKLVAGSAEGYSGHVDGRLREARMNHPKGITVDNRGNIYVADILNMAIRKISDSGVTTIAGGKWSRGGGHVDGPSEEAKFSNDFDVVYVGSSCSLLVIDRGNQAIREIQLHFDDCAYQYENGFPLGIAMLVGAGFFGYMLALLQRRLGSIVSSQDLLQTKDPAMSGISPSSYQKPVKSVRPPLIPSEDESDKQEESFFGSLGKLLTNAGASVVEIMGGLFPGFRKRPQSYEFQSQPLFQQPQKQVNAWPVQESFVIPEEDEPPSIDPRTPTPRKTYPFMSKDAEKMQQLLQSRAFYSGWEGDLHQQQQLKHQHHQQQQLKHHHRHQYHSSIPHTYLEQSHEETNEIVFGAVQVHDRKQETVVIKPVEYGQSLYDHHHHIRPRISSMGYTNKH from the exons ATGGGTGTGGTCGCTCAAGGCACCCACCAAAACTG TGTTGTTGCAGCGCTTGGTGTGAAGTCGATGATGAAGTTCGAGAGTGGGTACAGTGTGGAGACTGTGTTTGATGGAAGCAAGCTTGGAATTGAACCTTATGCGGTTGAGGTGTTGCCTGATGGGGACCTTCTTATTCTGGATTCGGTTAATAGTAACATTTATAGGATTTCCTCCTCGCTTTCTTTGT ATAGCAGACCGAAGCTTGTGGCAGGATCTGCTGAAGGATATTCTGGACATGTTGATGGAAGGCTTAGGGAAGCTAGGATGAATCACCCGAAGGGGATAACTGTTGATAATCGTGGAAATATCTATGTTGCAGATATATTGAACATGGCAATTAGAAAGATTAGTGATTCAG GTGTCACAACAATTGCTGGCGGAAAATGGAGCCGTGGAGGGGGCCATGTTGATGGTCCAAGTGAAGAAGCTAAATTTTCTAATGATTTTGATGTGGTTTATGTTGGAAGTAGTTGTTCTCTACTTGTCATAGACCGGGGGAACCAAGCCATCAGGGAGATTCAACTACACTTTGATGACTGTGCTTACCAATACGAAAATGGATTTCCACTTG GTATTGCAATGCTTGTTGGTGCTGGCTTCTTTGGTTATATGCTTGCATTGTTACAGCGTAGACTCGGTTCAATTGTATCATCTCAAGAT CTTTTGCAGACTAAGGATCCAGCAATGTCTGGCATTTCACCCAGTTCATATCAAAAGCCAGTGAAGTCTGTGAGGCCTCCTTTAATTCCATCAGAAGATGAATCAGATAAGCAAGAAGAAAGTTTCTTTGGATCCCTTGGGAAGCTTCTTACCAATGCTGGGGCATCAGTGGTGGAAATAATGGGTGGTTTATTTCCTGGTTTCAGAAAAAGACCACAGAGCTACGAATTTCAAAGCCAACCGTTGTTCCAGCAACCTCAAAAGCAAGTAAATGCTTGGCCTGTGCAAGAAAGCTTTGTGATCCCAGAAGAAGACGAGCCTCCTTCTATTGATCCCAGAACCCCAACTCCACGCAAAACATATCCTTTCATGTCAAAGGATGCCGAAAAAATGCAACAACTATTGCAAAGTAGAGCATTCTATAGCGGATGGGAAGGAGATCTTCATCAACAACAGCAACTAAAACATCAgcaccaccaacaacaacaacttaAGCATCATCATCGCCATCAATATCATTCATCAATCCCTCACACTTACCTTGAGCAAAGCCACGAGGAAACCAATGAGATAGTATTCGGGGCAGTTCAAGTGCATGATAGGAAGCAGGAAACTGTGGTTATCAAGCCTGTGGAATATGGTCAATCTCTCTATGATCATCATCACCACATTCGACCTCGAATCAGTTCTATGGGGTATACCAACAAGCACTAA